The following coding sequences are from one Bufo bufo chromosome 2, aBufBuf1.1, whole genome shotgun sequence window:
- the LOC120990826 gene encoding olfactory receptor 49-like: MERKNVTTVTEFILLGLPLSYQLQILLFVVLSVCYVITIVGNTTILVVSLTDAQLHTPMYFFLSNLALLDICFTSAIVPKVIYNLISGSKTITFHGCLAQSYIYFLFGTTEFLLLAMMSFDRYVAICHPLRYGAIMKRKLCLKLILCSWIGGFLDTIAQTILTFRLPFCGSNIIDHYFCDVAPLLKLACGDTYLIGMLDIILASSLVLGSLLFSMVSYGCIIFAITKISSVAGQKKTFSTCASHLTVVFIVYGSCIFMCINPSKNSKIDSTKIVSLLNSILTPLLNPLIYSFRNKNFKDALKRTIKKKTLIYKKNIDNTITKMQN, from the coding sequence ATGGAGAGAAAAAATGTTACAACAGTGACAGAATTCATTCTTCTGGGATTGCCTCTGAGCTACCAGTTACAAATCCTGCTGTTTGTGGTCCTCTCTGTATGCTATGTAATAACTATAGTGGGTAATACAACAATACTTGTAGTTAGCTTGACAGATGCTCAGCTTCATACTCCTATGTATTTCTTTCTTAGTAACCTGGCTCTGTTAGATATTTGTTTCACATCTGCTATTGTTCCTAAAGTGATTTACAATTTAATTAGTGGAAGTAAAACTATCACTTTTCATGGATGTCTTGCGCAGTCATATATCTACTTTCTCTTTGGCACTACAGAATTCTTGCTCCTGGCTATGATGTCTTTTGATCGGTACGTGGCTATCTGTCACCCTCTACGATATGGAGCTATTATGAAACGAAAGCTTTGCCTGAAATTGATTCTGTGCTCCTGGATAGGAGGATTCCTTGACACAATTGCTCAAACCATCCTCACTTTCCGACTGCCATTTTGTGGCTCAAATATTATTGACCATTACTTTTGTGATGTTGCTCCTTTGCTGAAGCTGGCATGTGGTGATACCTATCTTATAGGGATGTTGGACATTATACTGGCATCATCTTTGGTCTTGGGATCATTGTTATTCTCCATGGTTTCCTATGGTTGCATTATATTTGCCATTACAAAAATTTCTTCTGTAGCTGGACAAAAGAAAACATTCTCCACCTGTGCTTCACACCTTACAGTGGTATTCATAGTGTATGGGAGTTGCATCTTTATGTGCATCAATCCCTCCAAGAATTCAAAGATTGACTCCACCAAAATTGTTTCATTGCTTAACAGTATACTTACCCCTCTTCTTAATCCTTTAATTTATAGCTTTAGGAACAAAAACTTTAAAGATGCACTAAAACGCACAATAAAGAAGAAAAcattgatttataaaaaaaacatagataACACAATAACAAAAATGCAAAATTAA